The sequence TCTCCGGGATCCCACTGTGCTTTATCATTTTAATATTAATCTATATCGTATATCATTTCTTTTTAAACAAAACCGCACTAGGAAGAATGATTTACTGCGTAGGCGGTAATCCGGAAGCTGCCCGGCTTTCCGGAATCAATTCCGATAATATACTGATTTTTGTTTACAGCTTATCCGGTTTTATGTGCTCCATTGCCGCACTTGTCATAGTCGGACGGTCTGCTGTTGCCAATCCTTCTGCCGCCATCTCACCATATGATACGGATGCTATTGCGGCATGTATTATTGGCGGTGCCTCCTTTATGGGAGGAAAAGGAACCATCTGGGGAACTTTAATCGGCGCCCTGATGATTTCTACCATTCGAAATGGTTTAACACTCTTAAATACCTCCAGTTCCGTACAATATATTGTTATCGGTCTGGTTATCATCGCCGCTGTATTTATTGATGTAACAAGGACACGTATGGAAGCAAAGGCAAAACGGCTTGCAGCTAAATAAAAGCTTAACCTTAAAATAAGCATGAAAGGCGCTATGGAATTCCATAACTCTTTCATGCTTATTTTAACTTCATCAAGTAACAAAGCAGATTGCGAATATCCGATCAACTCATTCTATCTCTGCGGTCACGGCTTTTACGATCTCATCCAGGCAAGATTCCAGCTCCTGGTTGCAGAATCTCTTATGTATTCCGCATCTAAGTAGATTTTCTTCTTTAAAATCCTCTTCATCCGCCAGAAACCTTCTGCAAAGTTCCTTATATTTAGGTGTCTTCTGTCCCTTCTCTCGTTTAATAGCTCTCAAAAGCCGGTCCCCATCCTCAACCTCAATATAAATAGGAAACAACTTATCCTCTCCAAAATAAGCCCTTGTCTTTTCATAAGATTCCAGAGTTCCGATCATCAGATATCCATTATTCCCGGCTAAATTGATCTGACCGTCATCAACAGTAAAATAGCTCCACGGACCATAAACAGTTTCATAAGTCCTCTCCTCAATAAGCCTGTGTTCCTTTCGGAATTCCTCCAGCTTATCACTGGTAGTAAAATAATATTCCACCCCATCCTTTTCTCCATCCCGAATCGGTCTTGTGGTATATAAAACAACTTTCTTTAATTGGGGAAGCCTCTTTAAAAGTCTTTTATAAACTGTATCTTTTCCGGAAGCACTTTTTCCCATTACATAGAATATTTTGCCCATATTATCTGCTCCATCTTTTATCCTATCTTATTTTATCTTTTATATAATCTATATCTTTTATTATATCTTTCATTTTATCTTATTTATTTATCTTATTGATTTATCTTATTGATTTATCTTTTAATCTATCTAACATTTATTCCAGCTTCATTAACCACAAAAAGCTCTCTGGATTCCTCATCCTCCAGCCCCTGCACCGCAAGGCCAAGCTCTTTATACTTCATAATCAGATCAATGGATTCCTTTTTTAAAACCTCTCCTGGTACAACGATGGGTATCCCCGGGGGATACACGTAAACAAATTCTGCTGATATCATACCCTCGCCGTCAGGAATAGCGATCCTGCGCCTGGGTTCATCCATCGCTTGGGCAATGCTCAACCGGCATTCCGGCATTCTCTCCAGCCCCTGATATAAGTGATTCTCATCTTCACAGCCTTCCTCCGCAGAAAGCCCAGCATCAATATGAAGCAGAGCTTTACACAGCCGTTTAAGACCTTCCTGCGTATCAGCCAGAGTCGTTATGGCAGTCACATAGTCTGAACCGCACATTTCCATCTCAAGATGATATTCCTTTCTCAGTCTGTCATCCAGCCAGGCTCCCGATTTTCCTGTACCTCTTGTGGAAATAATGATTTTAGAGAGGTCCATATCAAAGATTCCATTCAGCCCTTTTTCCTGGTACGTAAGAAGCCTTAGGTGTTTCATACCAGACAAAGCCTTTCGGACCTCTCCTATTTTATCGGAAAAGATCCTCATCTGCTCCAGCCCTTCCCCGGCCATATACCGTATACAGCCTTCGATCCCTGCCATCAGCACGTAGGAGGGGCTGCTGGTCTGATACATATGCACATAGCGATCCAATCTCCCCATATCCACATATCCTTCCTTTACGTGCATAACAGCCGTCTGTGTAAAAGAAGGAAGAGTTTTATGAAGGCTCTGAATCACCACATCCGCTCCAAGTTCTAAAGCAGAAACCGGAAATCCTTCCTCTCTTCCAAAGGAAAAGTGTGCTCCATGAGCCTCATCCACAATGAGAGGCAGGCGGAATTTATGAACTACCTCTGCAATGGCCTTAATATCAGATACAATGCCATCATAAGTTGGGGATACAATAAACACCGCTTGAATCTTCCGATGGCTCATCAACATCTCTTCAATTTTTTCCGGAAGTAATCCACCTTGAATACCGAATTCAGGTATTATTTGTGGATAAATATATTCCGCTCTTAACTGATTGAGGAAAACTCCATGAAACGCTGACTTATGACAGTTTCTGCTCATAAGAATGGTTCCACCCCTTGAAACGGTCCCGCTTATGGCACTAAGGATCCCGCTGCTGCTTCCATTAACAAGATAATACGTTCTGCTGCTCCCGTATACCCTGGAAGCCCATTCCATAGACTCCTTTAAAATCCCTTCCGGATGGTGCAGGTTATCAAAACCATCAATCTCCGTAATATCTATGGAAAAAGGATTTGGAAAATTATCGGCAAAGGATCCATGATACTGCCTTTTATGTCCCGGCATGTGAAAAGGATAAAAATCTGATTCTCCATATTCCATTAACTTTTTTAATAAATTCGGTGTATCATTCATAGTATGAACCGCCTTTCGTCTGCATAAACCACTGGGCTCATTCCCTGTTCTTTTTACATTTTTCTTTATAAATCGACTCTTTTAGTATAGCATCCTTATCCTCTCTTTACAATTTTTTCTCGCAGCGCTATAATATAATTTTGGAAATGAAAAAGGAGATGGTTATATTATGAGATTAATCGAATTTAAGATGGAGCGTCCCGGACTGGTAAAAGCCGGAGATGAAGTTCAGATCATAGAAAGGGAAGGAACCAGCAGCTATAGCTATATCATAGACCCTGCTGTGGCCATGTCCGGCTGTTACGTAGGACGTGACCGGATCAAATCTGATCACGGCATTGTCAAAGAGATAAAACACAATGACCGGGGATATTATGTGATTGTGGAATTTGATGAATGATGAAAGCAAATAAAAAGCCCTGAAACATTTCTGTTTCAAGGCTTGTCCTGAGACACCGGGGACTCGAACCCCGGACAACTTGATTAAAAGTCAAGTGCTCTACCACCTGAGCTAGTATCCCATATGCCCAAAGCCGGAATCGAACCAGCGACACGAGGATTTTCAGTCCTCTGCTCTACCAACTGAGCTATCTGGGCCTATGTACCTTCATTAGTACACGTTCTTATAAAATTAGTCAAAAAAAATTGCGGGGGCAGGATTTGAACCTGCGACCTTCGGGTTATGAGCCCGACGAGCTTCCAGACTGCTCCACCCCGCGTTATTCAATTATAGTATATGCAGTGATTAAGATTTTAATCACTAAATGGATGGAGATGGATTCGAACCATCGAAGCGTGTCGCAACAGATTTACAGTCTGCCCCCTTTGGCCACTCGGGAACCCATCCATATTTTATTAAAGTGATGCAAGCCGATGATCGGACTCGAACCGATAACCTGCTGATTACAAATCAGCTGCTCTGCCAATTGAGCCACATCGGCACAAATCTTCTCATGTGTGTTGCTATGCATACTGAATGGGACCTATAGGGCTCGAACCTATGACCCTCTGCTTGTAAGGCAGATGCTCTCCCAGCTGAGCTAAGATCCCATATACAATATTTAGTTTTCAAACGACCCGGATGGGATTCGAACCCACGACCTCCGCCGTGACAGGGCGGCGCTCTAACCAGCTGAGCCACCAGGCCAAACCTTTTTGAAGGCTATTGCATATACCCTCAAAACCACACATTGCTACATATCTATTTTCATCCGTTCTTCCTCTTACCTAAACCAACCTGGTTAAGCCCTCGACCTATTAGTGACAGTCAGCTGCACATGTTGCCATGCTTCCACCTCTGCCCTATCTACCTCGTCGTCTTCAAGGGGTCTTACTCTTGCGATGGGATATCTCATCTTGAGGGGGGCTTCACGCTTAGATGCCTTCAGCGTTTATCCCTTCCCGACTTGGCTACTCTGCCATGGCTTTGATAGCCAACAGATACACCAGAGGTCAGTCCATCCCGGTCCTCTCGTACTAAGGACAGCTCCTCTCAAATATCCTACGCCCACGCCGGATAGGGACCGAACTGTCTCACGACGTTCTGAACCCAGCTCGCGTACCGCTTTAATGGGCGAACAGCCCAACCCTTGGGACCTACTACAGCCCCAGGATGCGATGAGCCGACATCGAGGTGCCAAACCACTCCGTCGATGTGAACTCTTGGGAGTGATAAGCCTGTTATCCCCAGGGTAGCTTTTATCCGTTGAGCGATGGCAATCCCACTTTATACCACCGGATCACTAAGTCCTAGTTTCCTACCTGCTCCACCCGTCGGTGTCGCAGTCAAGCTCCCTTATGCCTTTGCACTCTTCGAATGGTTTCCGTCCATTCTGAGGGAACCTTTGAGCGCCTCCGATACCCTTTCGGAGGCGACCGCCCCAGTCAAACTCCCCGCCTGACATTGTCCCCCAGCCAGGTCATGGCTGCAGGTTAGAAATCCAATACCGCAAGGGTGGTATCCCAACATCGGCTCTGATAAGACTGGCGTCCTATCTTCACTGCCTCCCACCTATCCTGTACATGCAGTACCGAATCCCAGTATCAAGCTGGAGTAAAGCTCCATGGGGTCTTTCCGTCCTGGCGCAGGTAACCAGCATCTTCACTGGTACTTCAATTTCACCGGGTGCATTGTTGAGACAGCGCTCAAATCATTACGCCTTTCGTGCGGGTCGGAACTTACCCGACAAGGAATTTCGCTACCTTAGGACCGTTATAGTTACGGCCGCCGTTTACTGGGGCTTAAATTCAGAGCTTCGCGTTGCCGCTAACCCCTCCTCGTAACCTTCCAGCACCGGGCAGGCGTCAGCCCATATACCTCACCTTTCGGTTTTGCATAGACCTGTGTTTTTGCTAAACAGTTGCTTGAGCCTATTCTCTGCGGCCTGGTTTCCCAGGCACCCCTTATCCCGAAGTTACGGGGTCATTTTGCCGAGTTCCTTAACAATGCTTCTCCCGCCGGCCTTAGGATTCTCTCCTCATCCACCTGTGTCGGTTTACGGTACGGGCACATATTACACAATAGCGGCTTTTCTTGACAGCCCCTACGAAGACTTCCCTACTTGTGTTCGGTACGCGTCACACCTTCCTGTTGCTGGGTGGATTTGCCATTCCAGCCAGTCCAGTGCTTGCCCCGGTCTTTTCATTCCCGGGTTCTTCTTCGGTTCTGTGTCCCCACAGTTCTGATAATATGCGGTACAGGAATTTCAACCTGTTGTCCATCGACTACGTCTTTCGACCTCGCCTTAGGCCCCGACTTACCCAGAGCAGATCAGCTTTACTCTGGAAACCTTAGATATTCGGCCTGGAGGATTCTCACCTCCATCTCGCTACTCATTCCGGCATTCTCTCTTCTTAACACTCCACATCTCCTTACGGTAATGCTTCTGTGCGTTAAGAATGCTCCTCTACCAATGTATATAAATATACATTCCACAGCTTCGGTGTCGTGTTTTAGCCCCGGACATTTTCGGCGCAGGACCTCTCGACTAGTGAGCTATTACGCACTCTTTGAATGTGTGGCTGCTTCTAAGCCAACATCCTAGTTGTCTGTGAAATCCCACATCCTTTTCCACTTAACACGCACTTTGGGACCTTAGCTGGTGGTCTGGGCTCTTTCCCTTTTGACTACCCAACTTATCTCGTGCAGTCTGACTCCCGTACATCATCTGGCCGGCATTCGGAGTTTGATATTCTTTGGTAAGCTTTGACGCCCCCTAGGAAATTCAGTGCTCTACCTCCGGCAGACTAATACGAGGCTAGCCCTAAAGCTATTTCGAGGAGAACCAGCTATCTCCGGGTTCGATTGGAATTTCTCCCCTACCCACACCTCATCGCCACCCTTTTCAACGGATGTGCGTTCGGTCCTCCATTTCCTTTTACGGAAACTTCAACCTGGACATGGGTAGATCACCCGGTTTCGGGTCTACCTTTACTGACTTATGCGCCCTATTAAGACTTGGTTTCCCTTCGGCTCCACACCTTAAGTGCTTAACCTTGCCAGTAACGGTAACTCGCCGGACCGTTCTACAAAAAGTACGCGGTTCCACTTTAAACGTGGTTCCACAGCTTGTAAACACAGGGTTTCAGGTTCTCTTTCACTCCCCTCCCGGGGTCCTTTTCACCTTTCCTTCACAGTACTATGCGCTATCGGTCACTAAGTAGTATTTAGCCTTGGGGGGTGGTCCCCCCGAATTCCCACAAGGTTTCTCGTGTCTCGTGGTACTTTGGATCCTGCTCGCTGACTATTGCTTTCCCATACAAGGCTTTCACTTTCTATGGCCGGTCTTTCCAGGACCGTTCTGGTAACAAATCGTCTCACTTATTGCAGTCCATAACCCCAGTATGCACGCATACTGGTTTAGGCTCCTTCCATTTCGCTCGCCGCTACTTTGGAAATCGAGTTTTCTTTCTTTTCCTCCGGGTACTTAGATGTTTCAGTTCCCCGGGTTCCCGACGTATGGCTATGTATTCACCATACGACAACTGAGGTTTGCTCAGTTGGGTTTCCCCATTCAGATATCTCCGGATCAAAGGATATTTGCTCCTCCCCGAAGCTTTTCGCAGCTTATCACGTCTTTCATCGGCTCTTAGTGCCAAGGCATCCACCCTGCGCTCTTATTAGCTTAACCAATTCGATGTTCGCCTGCGGGTGCGGGCTACTTATCTAAGATACATAGCGTTGTATCTCTGGTCTTAGGTTTGTTATTTCACCGTACGTTACGGTTACTTTAACGAGTTTTGTTTGGTTACATCGTTAGATGTAACACCTCGGATGTCTTGATGTCGTCTTTATACTTTAACATATAAAAACTCTATCTAGATATATTTCAATATGTGGTTTTCAAGGTACATGCGTGATGTCATTAT is a genomic window of Lacrimispora sphenoides containing:
- a CDS encoding ABC transporter permease is translated as MKTKKMKDIIGKVAPLLALVLLFIVLSLATDKFFTINNMMNILRQTAVNGLISAAMLVVLITAGIDLSVGANAILCACMMGMLKSSFGITNSLVLILVCIITGISVGFLNGILLTKMHLPHPFVSTLGMKNVLCGLALLVVSTKTISDFPAAVTFLGSSNLFKVSGGFSGIPLCFIILILIYIVYHFFLNKTALGRMIYCVGGNPEAARLSGINSDNILIFVYSLSGFMCSIAALVIVGRSAVANPSAAISPYDTDAIAACIIGGASFMGGKGTIWGTLIGALMISTIRNGLTLLNTSSSVQYIVIGLVIIAAVFIDVTRTRMEAKAKRLAAK
- a CDS encoding guanylate kinase — protein: MGKIFYVMGKSASGKDTVYKRLLKRLPQLKKVVLYTTRPIRDGEKDGVEYYFTTSDKLEEFRKEHRLIEERTYETVYGPWSYFTVDDGQINLAGNNGYLMIGTLESYEKTRAYFGEDKLFPIYIEVEDGDRLLRAIKREKGQKTPKYKELCRRFLADEEDFKEENLLRCGIHKRFCNQELESCLDEIVKAVTAEIE
- a CDS encoding aminotransferase class I/II-fold pyridoxal phosphate-dependent enzyme; translated protein: MNDTPNLLKKLMEYGESDFYPFHMPGHKRQYHGSFADNFPNPFSIDITEIDGFDNLHHPEGILKESMEWASRVYGSSRTYYLVNGSSSGILSAISGTVSRGGTILMSRNCHKSAFHGVFLNQLRAEYIYPQIIPEFGIQGGLLPEKIEEMLMSHRKIQAVFIVSPTYDGIVSDIKAIAEVVHKFRLPLIVDEAHGAHFSFGREEGFPVSALELGADVVIQSLHKTLPSFTQTAVMHVKEGYVDMGRLDRYVHMYQTSSPSYVLMAGIEGCIRYMAGEGLEQMRIFSDKIGEVRKALSGMKHLRLLTYQEKGLNGIFDMDLSKIIISTRGTGKSGAWLDDRLRKEYHLEMEMCGSDYVTAITTLADTQEGLKRLCKALLHIDAGLSAEEGCEDENHLYQGLERMPECRLSIAQAMDEPRRRIAIPDGEGMISAEFVYVYPPGIPIVVPGEVLKKESIDLIMKYKELGLAVQGLEDEESRELFVVNEAGINVR